The following DNA comes from Oscillatoria sp. FACHB-1407.
GAGCCACAGTCCGATTCATCGCAAGGTTGTTTTGTCCGGTTGCAATGATTAAATTGATTTGTTGTATCAGCCCGTTTTCATCGACTTGATAATGATGAAATAGAGTGCCACGAGGGGCTTCACTCACTCCAACTCCTTCTAACTGGTTGATGCCTGCATTCGCTCTGAGATGGGTTGACTGCAAGTCTGGGTCATCCATCATCCAATCGATCTGTTCGATCGCACCCAAAATTTCAATTAAGCGGGCGTAGTGATAGAAGAAGGAAGACGTCACTGTGCCGTTGCCGTGCTCGCGAAATTCCTGCAATTCTCGATCGGCTAAAGGGGTACCGATGCGAGTACAGACATTGAGACGGGCCAGAGGGCCAACTCGATAAAGACCATTATCTAACCGACAGTGTTCTTGCTCAGCAGGATAGCCCAAAGGACGGTAATAGGGAAATTTTAAGTAAGACCAGGGTTCGACGGCTTCGCCAATGTAGTCGCGATAGCGGTTAGGGTCGAGGCGATCGCCAATAATGTTGCCTGCACTATCTATCACCCGTAAGTAACCATCGTAGTGCTCCCACAATCCGTGGGGAGTGACTAACCCCATAAACAAAGACGGAAAGTTGCCAAAAGTTTGGGCTTCGCGTTCATGCTTCTGCAAGACCTGCTTAAACTGCTGTAATGCATTTAAGGCCGTCGCCCGAACTTCTGGCAGGTAATCGCGAATGCTGTCTCGTCCTGCATCAGATAATGGCTCTCGTACCCCACCTGGAACTGCCCAGGCAGGATGAACTTTGCGGCCTCCCAGCAGTTCAATAATTTCTTGACCAAACTGACGTAAGCGAATGCCACCCCGAGCCAGTTCAGGGGCAGTGGCAATCAACCCAACTAAGTTACGACGGTGTGGATCGGTGTCCATACCTAACAGCAGGTCTGGAGCACTGAGATGAAAGAAACTCAGGGCATGAGATTGGACGATTTGAGCCAGATTGATCAAGCGACGCAACTTAACTGCTGCGGGAGGAATCGTCACCGCCAGAATGCGATCGCCCGCTTTTGCTGAAGCTAACAGATGACTCACTGGACAGATGCCACAAATTCGAGCAGTAATTCCTGGCATTTCCCAGAGGGGACGTCCTTCACAAAATTTCTCAAATCCACGAAATTCAGTGACATGAAAGCGAGCATCCGTCACTTGTCCAGTGTCATCCAGGTAGATGGTAATTTTCGCGTGTCCTTCAATGCGAGTCACCGGATCAATCACAATTTTTTGTGTCATAGCCAACTCTATCCACTACACAAGTTGTCTAAAACGGCAGGTGT
Coding sequences within:
- a CDS encoding Ni/Fe hydrogenase subunit alpha; its protein translation is MTQKIVIDPVTRIEGHAKITIYLDDTGQVTDARFHVTEFRGFEKFCEGRPLWEMPGITARICGICPVSHLLASAKAGDRILAVTIPPAAVKLRRLINLAQIVQSHALSFFHLSAPDLLLGMDTDPHRRNLVGLIATAPELARGGIRLRQFGQEIIELLGGRKVHPAWAVPGGVREPLSDAGRDSIRDYLPEVRATALNALQQFKQVLQKHEREAQTFGNFPSLFMGLVTPHGLWEHYDGYLRVIDSAGNIIGDRLDPNRYRDYIGEAVEPWSYLKFPYYRPLGYPAEQEHCRLDNGLYRVGPLARLNVCTRIGTPLADRELQEFREHGNGTVTSSFFYHYARLIEILGAIEQIDWMMDDPDLQSTHLRANAGINQLEGVGVSEAPRGTLFHHYQVDENGLIQQINLIIATGQNNLAMNRTVAQIARHFIHGSTIPEGMLNRVEAGIRAFDPCLSCSTHAAGQMPLQVQLLGADGTLLHEVWRN